In one Saccharibacillus brassicae genomic region, the following are encoded:
- the brnQ gene encoding branched-chain amino acid transport system II carrier protein, with amino-acid sequence MSRKAPLSLVIILGSMLFALFFGAGNLIFPPMLGQMAGENVWSANAGFLVTGVGLPLIAVAAFVFSGERDLRGLSSRVNPTFGLIFTVVLYLAIGPFFAMPRTGSVSFEIGVKPLLPAADSHHLALAVFTVLFFGVACLLSLNPTRIIDIVGRVLTPMKLTFIGVLVAAALLYPIANFGTPDPSYASHAFFKGFQEGYLTLDALAATIFGIIIVNALKDRGVTGRRSLMGACAKAILIAGVLLAFIYTSLAYMGASSVGKLGVLGNGADILAAVSSHYFGAYGSILLGLMITVACMTTSVGLITSCASFFHGLYPKLSYKKIAVALAAFSALVANIGLNGLIKVSVPVLMMLYPLVIALVLLTFLHPLFKGRNEVYQGTMLLTFLVSLFDGLKAAGFEIGAVERLFGEILPFHALGLGWLLPALVGGIGGALVARFTGRPQGLTARETPSEPSAKPTPSVRDGKGTSHGR; translated from the coding sequence ATGTCGCGCAAAGCGCCTTTGTCTTTGGTTATCATTCTCGGTTCCATGCTGTTCGCCCTGTTCTTCGGAGCGGGCAACCTGATTTTCCCGCCGATGCTCGGCCAGATGGCCGGCGAGAACGTCTGGTCCGCCAACGCGGGCTTTCTCGTCACCGGGGTCGGCCTGCCGCTGATTGCCGTCGCCGCTTTCGTCTTCTCGGGCGAGCGCGATCTGCGGGGGCTGTCGAGCCGCGTGAATCCGACGTTCGGACTGATCTTCACCGTCGTGCTGTATCTGGCGATCGGCCCGTTCTTCGCCATGCCGCGCACCGGCAGCGTCTCGTTCGAGATCGGCGTGAAGCCGCTGCTGCCGGCCGCCGATTCGCATCATCTGGCGCTTGCGGTCTTCACGGTGCTGTTCTTCGGCGTCGCCTGCCTGCTGTCGCTGAATCCGACCCGGATCATCGACATCGTGGGCCGGGTGCTGACGCCGATGAAGCTGACCTTTATCGGCGTGCTGGTCGCGGCGGCGCTTCTCTATCCGATCGCGAACTTTGGGACGCCGGACCCGAGCTATGCGTCGCACGCGTTTTTCAAAGGCTTCCAGGAAGGGTATCTGACGCTGGATGCGCTCGCGGCGACCATCTTCGGCATCATCATCGTCAACGCGCTCAAAGACCGCGGCGTCACCGGACGCCGCTCGCTTATGGGCGCCTGCGCCAAAGCGATTCTGATCGCGGGCGTGCTGCTGGCGTTCATCTATACGTCGCTGGCCTATATGGGCGCTTCGAGCGTCGGCAAGCTTGGCGTGCTCGGCAACGGAGCCGATATTCTCGCCGCCGTCTCGTCGCATTATTTCGGCGCGTACGGGTCCATTTTGCTGGGACTGATGATCACGGTGGCCTGCATGACGACGAGCGTCGGGCTGATCACGTCCTGCGCGTCGTTTTTCCACGGGCTGTATCCGAAGCTTTCCTATAAAAAGATTGCCGTAGCGCTGGCCGCGTTCAGCGCGCTCGTCGCCAACATCGGCCTCAACGGGTTGATCAAAGTGTCCGTGCCCGTGCTCATGATGCTGTATCCGCTCGTGATCGCGCTGGTGCTGCTGACGTTCCTGCACCCGCTCTTCAAAGGGCGGAACGAAGTGTACCAGGGCACGATGCTGCTGACGTTTCTCGTGAGCCTGTTCGACGGACTCAAAGCGGCCGGCTTCGAGATCGGCGCGGTCGAGCGGCTGTTCGGCGAAATCCTTCCGTTTCACGCGCTCGGCCTCGGTTGGCTGCTGCCCGCGTTGGTCGGCGGAATCGGCGGCGCCCTCGTCGCCAGATTCACCGGCCGGCCGCAGGGACTGACCGCGCGGGAGACCCCATCCGAACCTTCCGCCAAGCCCACGCCTTCCGTTCGGGACGGCAAAGGCACGTCGCACGGCCGCTGA
- a CDS encoding GNAT family N-acetyltransferase, with translation MQRIETERLILRNFAGKDAAFLLEYAANPQATCFLDERLPDFEAAALKVLEKSRDDAQIAVCLKENDRLIGELFAMKEEPDTYSVGWNFNPRYEGQGYAGESTRALLNHLFTQMNARRLYAYVEDDNRRSQQLCERLGMRQEGLFLEFVSFTSNADGTPRYENTFQYALLKKEWLLAQQNG, from the coding sequence ATGCAGCGGATCGAGACGGAGCGATTGATTTTACGCAACTTTGCCGGAAAAGACGCCGCCTTTTTGCTGGAATACGCGGCGAACCCGCAGGCCACCTGCTTTTTGGACGAGCGACTGCCCGACTTCGAAGCGGCCGCCCTCAAAGTGCTGGAGAAAAGCCGGGACGACGCGCAGATCGCGGTGTGCCTCAAAGAAAACGATCGTCTGATCGGCGAATTGTTCGCCATGAAGGAAGAGCCGGATACTTATTCCGTCGGCTGGAACTTCAACCCGCGCTACGAAGGCCAGGGCTACGCCGGCGAGAGCACGCGCGCGCTGCTGAACCATCTGTTCACGCAGATGAATGCCCGGAGGCTGTACGCTTACGTCGAAGACGACAACCGCAGGTCGCAGCAGCTGTGCGAACGGCTGGGCATGCGCCAGGAAGGGCTGTTCCTGGAGTTCGTCTCGTTCACTTCGAACGCGGACGGAACGCCCAGGTACGAGAACACCTTCCAATATGCGCTGCTGAAAAAAGAATGGCTGCTCGCGCAGCAAAACGGCTGA
- a CDS encoding TetR/AcrR family transcriptional regulator, which translates to MTKQSLRDMKKEETWHVLARTSYALAIEKGLDGFTIEDAVQRARYSRRTFANHFSCKEEAVAMAVLSLSSGRSDVLREVEVPAGMAPLEALEQWSRMQFTAELLRNLRQLLRMAREYPTLEPYVLIVLQRLQKAAQEELDRNYAGHYPPGYTHILAGAVFGAVLSILEGENVRIPGEEQAGEPGEATFDEFLRTTFDYLKNGF; encoded by the coding sequence ATGACCAAACAAAGCCTGCGCGATATGAAAAAAGAAGAAACATGGCATGTGCTGGCCCGGACTTCGTATGCCTTGGCGATCGAGAAAGGGCTGGACGGCTTCACGATCGAAGACGCGGTGCAGCGCGCGCGGTATTCCCGGCGCACGTTCGCCAACCATTTTTCGTGCAAGGAAGAAGCGGTGGCGATGGCGGTGCTCTCGCTGAGCAGCGGCCGAAGCGACGTGCTGCGGGAAGTCGAAGTCCCGGCCGGCATGGCTCCGCTCGAAGCGCTTGAGCAGTGGTCGCGGATGCAGTTCACGGCCGAACTGCTGCGCAATCTGCGGCAGCTGCTGCGGATGGCCCGCGAATACCCCACGCTTGAGCCGTACGTCTTGATCGTCCTGCAGCGGCTGCAAAAAGCGGCGCAGGAAGAACTGGACCGCAATTACGCCGGACATTATCCGCCGGGCTACACGCATATTTTGGCCGGAGCGGTGTTCGGGGCGGTGCTGTCGATCCTCGAAGGGGAAAATGTGCGCATTCCCGGAGAAGAACAGGCCGGCGAGCCGGGAGAAGCGACGTTTGACGAGTTTTTGCGCACCACGTTCGATTATTTGAAAAACGGATTCTGA
- a CDS encoding MMPL family transporter — MSKFLYKIGKSAYSKPWLFIGGWVVVLAIVIAMLGLNGVSVSSEMKLEGTESQKVLDQLAEVQPEASGGQGSVVFVAPEGESLNTPERLAAIREAVDEVYGLDQILNAPELAAQAMAQAQAQAAQSTEGAPAGAGDAASAAGQTPGGAAGDNADAQQGAGAAQAGEAGAAEGAAGSDAAAQQGAGAAQPGAERPPYTPLVVDGMPVIGVTIANDGSAALFQFQFTVQQSAVSDEVKESVIDTVEAVASETGVEALPSESLLPLDIPVGTNEIYGLVVAAIVLIMTLGSVIAAGLPLIVALFGVGIGVGGAYAFSSFLSMSSITPVLALMVGLAVGIDYALFIINRQRRLIFDQGLSAKEAASRSVGTAGSAVFFAGLTVIIALCGLLVIGIGFLSTMALVASVTVLLNVLIALTLLPALLGLIGERICSRKAREKNAALRASRADKQEKARWIHGVIKFRWPVILLIVAVLGVAAIPALKMDLAIPSAASADLDTAKRQSYDAISESFGEGFNGTLLIVAESANGADVTPQTLGALTQGIGQVDNVSVVSPLGISENGKLALLSVIPKTGPNDAETRDLVTTLRDDESALATDNGITLGVTGVTAVNIDMSAKLAEVFPIYVGIIVVLSLIILLLVFRSIVVPIKATVGFLLSILATFGITTAVFQWGWAHDLFAFDTAGPILSFMPIMVTGILYGLAMDYQVFLVSSMRESYVHGRRGSDSVIHGYGQASRVVVAAAVIMVAVFAGFIFTHDIMIKQIGFALAVGILIDAFVIRMTLVPAVMSLFGDKAWALPKWLDRILPNLDVEGDKLLEELKAQEAQEAAEAARGR; from the coding sequence GTGTCCAAGTTTTTGTATAAAATCGGCAAGTCCGCCTACAGCAAGCCCTGGTTGTTTATCGGGGGATGGGTCGTCGTTCTGGCGATCGTGATCGCGATGCTGGGCCTTAACGGCGTGAGCGTGAGCTCGGAGATGAAGCTGGAAGGCACGGAGTCGCAAAAAGTGCTCGACCAGTTGGCCGAAGTGCAGCCGGAAGCTTCCGGCGGGCAGGGCAGCGTCGTGTTCGTCGCGCCCGAAGGCGAGAGCCTGAATACGCCGGAACGGTTGGCGGCGATCCGGGAAGCGGTCGACGAAGTCTACGGCCTCGACCAGATTCTGAACGCGCCCGAATTGGCCGCGCAGGCGATGGCCCAGGCGCAGGCCCAGGCCGCGCAGAGCACGGAAGGCGCGCCGGCCGGCGCCGGCGACGCGGCTTCCGCGGCGGGCCAGACCCCCGGCGGGGCTGCCGGGGATAACGCCGACGCCCAGCAGGGCGCGGGTGCCGCTCAAGCCGGCGAAGCCGGAGCAGCCGAAGGCGCCGCCGGCAGCGATGCCGCCGCCCAGCAGGGCGCAGGCGCCGCTCAGCCCGGCGCCGAACGGCCGCCGTACACGCCGCTCGTCGTGGACGGCATGCCGGTCATCGGCGTGACGATCGCAAACGACGGCAGCGCGGCGCTGTTCCAGTTCCAGTTCACGGTGCAGCAGTCCGCCGTGTCCGACGAAGTGAAGGAATCGGTGATCGACACGGTCGAAGCCGTCGCCAGCGAGACCGGCGTCGAAGCGCTGCCGAGCGAATCGCTGCTGCCGCTCGACATTCCGGTCGGCACCAACGAGATTTACGGCCTCGTCGTGGCGGCGATCGTGCTGATCATGACGCTCGGTTCCGTCATCGCCGCCGGCCTGCCGCTGATCGTCGCGCTGTTCGGCGTCGGCATCGGAGTCGGAGGCGCGTACGCGTTCTCCTCGTTCCTCAGCATGAGCTCCATTACGCCGGTGCTGGCGCTGATGGTCGGCCTCGCGGTCGGCATCGACTACGCGCTGTTCATCATCAACCGCCAGCGCCGCCTTATTTTCGACCAGGGGCTTAGCGCCAAGGAAGCGGCCAGCCGTTCGGTCGGTACCGCGGGCAGTGCCGTCTTCTTCGCGGGCCTGACGGTCATTATCGCGCTGTGCGGTTTGCTCGTTATCGGCATCGGCTTCCTCAGCACGATGGCGCTCGTCGCTTCGGTGACGGTGCTGCTGAACGTCCTGATCGCGCTCACGCTGCTGCCGGCGCTGCTCGGCCTGATCGGCGAGCGGATCTGCTCGCGCAAAGCGCGCGAGAAAAATGCCGCCCTGCGGGCTTCCCGCGCCGACAAGCAGGAGAAAGCGCGCTGGATTCACGGCGTTATCAAATTCCGCTGGCCGGTCATTCTGCTGATCGTCGCCGTGCTCGGCGTGGCGGCGATTCCGGCTCTCAAAATGGATCTGGCGATTCCGTCCGCGGCTTCGGCCGATCTCGATACGGCCAAGCGCCAGAGCTATGACGCCATCTCCGAGAGCTTCGGCGAAGGCTTCAACGGCACGCTGCTGATCGTCGCAGAATCGGCGAACGGCGCAGACGTGACGCCGCAGACGCTCGGCGCGCTGACGCAGGGCATCGGGCAGGTCGACAACGTGTCGGTCGTCTCGCCGCTCGGCATCAGCGAGAACGGCAAGCTGGCGCTGCTGAGCGTCATTCCGAAGACCGGACCGAACGACGCCGAGACGCGCGACCTCGTGACGACGCTGCGCGACGACGAGTCGGCGCTTGCGACCGATAACGGCATCACGCTCGGCGTAACCGGCGTGACGGCGGTCAATATCGACATGTCGGCGAAGCTCGCCGAAGTGTTCCCGATCTACGTCGGCATCATCGTCGTCTTGTCGCTGATCATTCTGCTGCTCGTGTTCCGTTCGATCGTCGTGCCGATCAAGGCGACGGTCGGCTTCCTGCTCAGCATCCTGGCGACGTTCGGCATCACGACTGCCGTGTTCCAATGGGGCTGGGCGCACGACCTGTTCGCGTTCGATACGGCAGGTCCGATCCTGAGCTTCATGCCGATCATGGTGACCGGCATTCTGTACGGCCTGGCGATGGACTATCAGGTGTTCCTCGTCTCGTCCATGCGCGAGTCCTACGTACACGGCCGCCGGGGCAGCGACAGTGTCATCCACGGCTACGGCCAGGCGAGCCGCGTCGTCGTGGCGGCCGCCGTCATCATGGTCGCCGTGTTCGCCGGCTTCATCTTCACGCACGACATCATGATCAAGCAGATCGGCTTCGCACTGGCCGTCGGCATCCTGATCGACGCGTTCGTGATCCGCATGACGCTCGTTCCGGCCGTCATGTCGCTGTTCGGCGACAAAGCGTGGGCGCTGCCGAAATGGCTCGACCGCATCCTGCCGAACCTTGACGTCGAAGGCGACAAGCTGCTCGAAGAGCTGAAAGCGCAGGAAGCGCAGGAAGCGGCGGAAGCCGCGAGAGGGCGCTGA
- a CDS encoding DUF3238 domain-containing protein — protein MAFSVALKIQTFIADAYVPGVPTPTSQAWYGGDNRGFSSSDTVRFRTKQYLTFNFDNNGASWNGFTDTGETHRYTINTKTGYQFDQTDKQSPTTIRHSLVTAGSKMTGAADDRIQIRCICDSQNPFEPFAPAINYTYMVTVYKKGTVNISGTHDGFPCYESYARLNSGSWQALHRRKNMI, from the coding sequence ATGGCATTTAGCGTAGCACTTAAAATCCAAACTTTTATTGCAGATGCTTATGTACCTGGTGTTCCTACACCAACATCCCAAGCTTGGTACGGAGGAGACAATCGTGGTTTTTCGAGTTCTGATACAGTTCGATTTCGTACCAAGCAATACCTGACCTTCAACTTTGATAATAATGGAGCTTCATGGAATGGTTTTACAGATACAGGTGAAACTCATCGTTATACCATCAATACAAAAACCGGATATCAATTTGATCAAACAGATAAGCAAAGTCCAACTACTATTCGTCATTCCTTGGTAACTGCAGGTTCTAAAATGACTGGAGCAGCAGATGATCGCATCCAAATTCGTTGCATTTGTGATTCTCAAAACCCATTTGAGCCTTTTGCCCCAGCGATTAATTACACGTATATGGTTACAGTCTACAAAAAGGGTACAGTAAATATCAGCGGAACGCATGATGGGTTTCCTTGCTATGAATCCTATGCTCGTTTGAACAGCGGATCTTGGCAAGCCTTGCAC